A region of Pseudomonadota bacterium DNA encodes the following proteins:
- a CDS encoding glucose 1-dehydrogenase, producing MKLKDKVAIITGGAAGIGKAIAIGMAKEGANIVITDLIEERLQKAEKDLKAIGVEVLALKSDVSIIADNKSMVEKTIEKFGKIDVLVNNAGIGGSSAPFLEKDEDTFDRVVAVNQKGVFFCTQLVAREMVKKNYGKIIGICSAQGRIGVPMNAEYTGTKGAMIAMTRAIAAELSPMGINVNAIACGLTTDTEQFMAFNYPEEMTQMIVNVTPMRRTASVKDYVGIAVLLASDEGSFITGQTISVDGGISMP from the coding sequence ATGAAATTAAAAGATAAAGTTGCGATTATAACAGGTGGTGCTGCCGGAATAGGCAAGGCTATTGCGATTGGGATGGCAAAAGAAGGTGCTAACATTGTCATAACTGACTTGATTGAAGAACGGCTTCAAAAGGCTGAAAAAGATTTAAAGGCCATAGGCGTTGAAGTCCTTGCTCTGAAATCGGATGTATCGATTATTGCGGACAACAAAAGCATGGTAGAAAAAACTATCGAAAAGTTTGGCAAGATAGATGTACTTGTCAACAATGCAGGTATAGGAGGCTCATCAGCCCCATTCCTTGAAAAAGATGAAGACACATTTGATAGGGTTGTGGCTGTAAATCAGAAGGGTGTGTTTTTCTGCACCCAGCTTGTGGCAAGAGAAATGGTTAAGAAAAATTACGGAAAAATCATCGGGATATGTTCTGCTCAGGGAAGAATTGGTGTGCCTATGAATGCAGAATATACAGGAACCAAAGGAGCGATGATTGCAATGACTAGGGCGATTGCGGCCGAACTCAGCCCGATGGGAATTAATGTAAATGCTATTGCCTGTGGTCTCACAACCGACACAGAACAATTTATGGCATTTAATTATCCTGAAGAAATGACACAAATGATAGTAAATGTAACCCCCATGAGGCGGACAGCTTCTGTAAAAGATTATGTTGGGATAGCAGTACTTCTGGCTTCTGATGAAGGTTCTTTTATTACAGGTCAAACTATATCCGTTGATGGCGGTATTAGTATGCCTTAA
- a CDS encoding TetR/AcrR family transcriptional regulator: MKSDAVSTDKTKERILATAEKLFAKKGFNGVSIREITQAAKCNLAAVNYHFGNKKNLYFDVFRYQLLPRLAEIETRFEDNLAKQTEINLETIIRTLTLVFIEKHLNNLGNQSLNSMMHREINNPTGAVEIVIKEGMVPFFEVLIKQLKPYLPQNMDEIKIKLNIFSMIAMSLYFSLAQLPVTTITGKEYNETFINQLTEHIVSFALHGLYGNSGEIC, encoded by the coding sequence ATGAAATCCGATGCAGTCTCAACTGATAAAACGAAAGAACGTATTCTCGCAACAGCAGAAAAATTATTCGCTAAAAAAGGTTTCAATGGTGTATCAATCAGAGAAATCACACAAGCTGCAAAATGCAACCTTGCAGCTGTAAACTATCATTTCGGCAATAAAAAAAATCTTTACTTCGACGTGTTTCGATATCAACTTCTTCCCCGTTTGGCCGAAATAGAAACCCGATTCGAAGACAACCTTGCAAAACAGACTGAAATTAATCTTGAAACTATTATAAGAACCTTAACTCTTGTTTTTATAGAAAAACATCTTAATAATTTAGGCAATCAAAGTTTAAATAGTATGATGCACAGAGAAATTAATAATCCTACCGGAGCCGTTGAAATTGTTATCAAGGAAGGAATGGTACCCTTTTTTGAGGTATTGATAAAACAATTAAAACCGTATCTGCCTCAAAATATGGATGAAATTAAAATAAAGTTAAATATTTTCAGCATGATCGCAATGTCTTTGTATTTTTCCCTTGCACAGCTTCCTGTTACTACAATCACCGGGAAAGAATATAATGAAACCTTTATTAATCAGCTGACAGAACACATTGTTTCCTTTGCTTTGCATGGATTATATGGAAATTCCGGGGAGATTTGTTGA
- a CDS encoding efflux transporter outer membrane subunit, whose protein sequence is MKPLFWVLYILTISSMFISGCMKMGENYLRPELGINIPKAYIQEEEKLTSLSGAKDFWWREFGDPKLNDLVDEAFKYNPDIRKTAAVILEQKGRMIQTGANRFPNVDIAGQAKRNQLITDTTTPTALPEGGIGFVTSEQRITTNAYGLSMPATFELDLWGRLARANEAAKADLLQAEENRDTIIHSVIAEVVSLYLKIESLNRQIQLNEQRINNYQTGLNLVDKRYTAGLTDALEVRQARRSLSQVKSAQPTLLQALKVSQNNLAILCGKYPENTSQKTKSKYYIDHLPPVPGGLPSGLLMQRPDIRAAEAQLMALNARVGQAKANRFPAISLTASFGYASDELSSLITPASELWNIASGITAPVFDAGSRKAGYDIAKARYQQGVSDYAKTVLSAFSEVENALLIRKQQILRREQLNDFLNEAKATQEMAEFRYDRGIVDYLTVLDAVQARFLAEEEIIASDLTILQNRVTLHRALGGGWGL, encoded by the coding sequence ATGAAGCCTTTATTTTGGGTACTTTATATTTTAACTATATCTTCTATGTTCATTTCGGGCTGTATGAAAATGGGCGAAAACTACTTAAGACCGGAACTTGGAATCAATATACCAAAAGCCTATATTCAGGAAGAAGAAAAGCTGACTTCATTGTCCGGTGCAAAAGACTTCTGGTGGCGCGAATTCGGTGATCCGAAATTAAATGATCTTGTTGACGAAGCATTTAAATACAATCCTGATATAAGAAAAACGGCTGCCGTTATTCTTGAGCAAAAAGGCCGGATGATTCAAACCGGAGCCAATCGTTTTCCGAATGTGGATATCGCCGGGCAGGCAAAACGCAATCAGTTAATAACAGATACTACTACTCCAACCGCTCTGCCCGAAGGTGGCATCGGGTTTGTAACTTCTGAACAACGCATTACCACAAATGCTTATGGCCTGTCTATGCCTGCCACCTTTGAGCTGGATCTCTGGGGTCGTCTGGCAAGAGCAAATGAAGCGGCTAAGGCTGATCTTTTGCAGGCCGAAGAAAACAGGGATACGATTATTCATAGCGTTATCGCTGAAGTGGTTAGTCTGTATCTTAAAATTGAATCTTTAAACCGCCAGATACAGCTAAATGAGCAGCGCATTAATAATTATCAGACCGGTTTAAATTTAGTTGACAAACGCTACACCGCAGGTCTTACCGATGCTTTGGAAGTAAGACAGGCCAGAAGAAGCCTTTCTCAGGTTAAATCAGCTCAGCCGACTTTGCTCCAGGCATTGAAAGTAAGCCAAAACAATCTTGCCATACTATGCGGTAAATATCCGGAAAATACTTCACAGAAAACTAAGTCAAAATATTATATTGATCATCTGCCCCCTGTTCCCGGTGGTTTACCTTCGGGTCTGCTTATGCAAAGGCCCGATATCCGGGCTGCAGAAGCCCAACTTATGGCTTTAAATGCCAGAGTGGGACAAGCAAAAGCCAACAGGTTTCCTGCAATCAGTTTAACCGCAAGTTTTGGTTATGCCAGCGATGAACTGAGCAGTCTGATTACACCGGCCAGTGAATTATGGAACATTGCCTCCGGAATAACCGCTCCTGTTTTTGATGCAGGCAGCCGGAAAGCCGGATACGATATTGCAAAAGCCCGTTATCAGCAAGGTGTATCCGATTACGCCAAAACAGTACTTTCGGCTTTTTCCGAGGTTGAAAACGCCCTGTTGATAAGAAAGCAGCAGATCCTGCGAAGAGAGCAGCTGAATGATTTTTTAAATGAGGCAAAGGCAACCCAGGAAATGGCCGAATTTCGCTATGACCGGGGGATAGTGGACTATCTGACGGTATTAGACGCTGTACAGGCCAGATTTTTGGCCGAAGAAGAAATCATTGCATCCGACCTTACCATTTTACAAAACCGTGTAACCCTTCATCGGGCTTTGGGCGGTGGATGGGGTTTATAG
- a CDS encoding xanthine dehydrogenase family protein molybdopterin-binding subunit, translating into MKDYSIVGKSTPRTDAVSKVTGKAIYTDDVKMAGMLTGKLLRSPLPHAEILNIDTSKAIKLRGVKAVITGKDTGSLKMGTSVATRDILWDQTSLCIDRVRYIGDEVAAVAAIDEDTAMEALELIKVDYKKLPAVFDMYEAMEPGAPIIHEGFEKNISNQVLLEAGDVKQAFKDSYKVYEGRYESHCHAHCAMEPHTSLGSWDNNGRITLWTSTQAPYQIRTVLALVLGLPEDRVRVIVPALGGGFGGKVELMPMDVCCALLSKKAGYPVKITLTREEEFGTSRVSHPITVEIKTGVTKDGIILAKKISNIMDGGAYGAGGAGGAGPFLSTLFLRLDYKVPNLSLNALRVYTNKTIAGARRGYTAPQVRFAECSHLDEIAEDLGMDPVEFRLKNAIGPNYTSSTGIKVTSCGFPEAIEKTANCIGWKDVRGKRNKEAVGVGMGGGGSVSGSSYAPDITPMNYTTSVMIKLHKEGFATLYTGATDCGQGSSTVLPMIAAEELGISMDKIMFMVSDTDLCPYDAGTWGQRVTFHAGNASRLAAADAKKQLFEAVAKKLEANIKDLEAKDNRIYVKGTPEKGMTFRQAIWICQEDHNGQEIIGRGHFRHDEKPEVLGQIYATGFGNYCAAYVFCAGAAKVKIDKETGQIEVSRFCFAQDCGTAINPVGVEGQLEGGLHMGLGYSLMENIKTENGLIMNASYIDYKFPTVYEMPKMDIILIEPNEKLGPFGAKACGEGSLAPVAPAIANAIYDAIGVRIKNLPLTPEKILKALEKQEKSSNKQMQDCKDINK; encoded by the coding sequence ATGAAAGATTACTCTATAGTAGGTAAATCCACTCCAAGAACTGATGCCGTTTCCAAAGTAACCGGTAAGGCTATTTATACGGATGACGTAAAAATGGCCGGAATGCTTACCGGCAAGCTTTTAAGAAGCCCTTTACCTCATGCAGAAATTTTAAATATTGATACCTCCAAAGCAATAAAACTTCGCGGAGTTAAAGCAGTTATTACCGGCAAGGATACCGGCTCCCTCAAGATGGGCACATCTGTTGCGACACGCGATATTTTATGGGATCAGACTTCTCTTTGTATTGACAGGGTCAGATATATAGGAGATGAAGTGGCCGCTGTTGCAGCCATTGATGAAGATACAGCTATGGAGGCTCTTGAACTTATCAAAGTGGATTACAAAAAGCTGCCTGCGGTATTTGACATGTATGAAGCTATGGAACCTGGTGCCCCGATCATTCATGAAGGATTTGAAAAAAATATTTCAAACCAGGTTTTACTTGAAGCAGGAGATGTTAAGCAGGCTTTCAAGGATTCCTATAAGGTATATGAGGGCCGGTATGAAAGTCATTGTCATGCCCATTGTGCCATGGAACCACATACATCGCTGGGGAGTTGGGATAATAATGGCAGGATAACCTTATGGACTTCCACGCAGGCCCCGTATCAGATCAGAACAGTTTTGGCATTGGTATTGGGCCTTCCCGAAGACAGGGTAAGAGTAATTGTGCCAGCTTTAGGAGGGGGGTTCGGGGGAAAGGTTGAACTCATGCCGATGGATGTATGCTGTGCCCTGCTTTCAAAAAAAGCCGGTTACCCGGTAAAAATAACATTAACCAGAGAAGAGGAATTTGGCACCAGCCGGGTCAGTCATCCCATAACTGTTGAAATTAAAACCGGCGTTACAAAAGACGGAATTATTCTTGCCAAGAAAATCAGTAATATAATGGACGGGGGAGCTTACGGAGCAGGTGGAGCAGGTGGAGCAGGCCCTTTTCTTTCCACTCTCTTTTTGCGTCTGGATTATAAGGTACCCAATCTCAGTTTGAATGCATTAAGGGTCTATACCAATAAAACCATTGCAGGTGCAAGGCGCGGCTATACAGCTCCCCAGGTGCGTTTTGCCGAATGTTCACATCTGGATGAAATCGCAGAAGATCTTGGAATGGATCCTGTGGAATTTCGTCTGAAAAATGCTATCGGCCCCAATTATACCAGCAGCACCGGTATAAAGGTTACAAGCTGCGGTTTTCCTGAGGCCATAGAAAAAACAGCAAACTGTATCGGCTGGAAAGACGTACGCGGCAAACGGAATAAAGAGGCTGTCGGAGTCGGAATGGGAGGCGGCGGCTCTGTTTCGGGAAGCAGTTATGCTCCGGACATAACACCGATGAATTATACAACTTCTGTAATGATAAAGCTGCACAAAGAGGGTTTTGCCACCCTTTACACCGGAGCTACGGATTGCGGGCAGGGTTCAAGCACAGTACTTCCCATGATAGCAGCAGAAGAGCTGGGCATCAGCATGGACAAGATAATGTTTATGGTTAGTGATACCGATCTTTGTCCTTATGATGCCGGAACATGGGGTCAAAGAGTTACATTCCATGCAGGCAATGCATCCAGGCTGGCAGCCGCAGATGCAAAAAAACAGCTTTTTGAGGCAGTAGCCAAAAAACTTGAAGCAAACATTAAAGACCTTGAGGCTAAGGACAATCGTATATACGTCAAGGGAACACCTGAAAAAGGAATGACTTTCAGGCAAGCAATCTGGATTTGCCAGGAAGATCATAATGGGCAGGAAATTATTGGTCGGGGGCATTTCCGGCATGATGAGAAACCGGAAGTATTGGGACAAATCTATGCAACAGGATTCGGAAATTATTGTGCGGCATATGTGTTTTGTGCCGGTGCAGCCAAGGTTAAGATAGATAAAGAAACAGGCCAAATTGAAGTAAGCAGATTCTGTTTCGCCCAGGACTGTGGTACAGCAATCAACCCGGTCGGTGTGGAAGGCCAACTGGAAGGGGGACTTCACATGGGTCTGGGTTATAGCCTTATGGAAAATATAAAAACCGAAAATGGATTAATTATGAACGCTTCATATATTGATTATAAATTTCCTACTGTTTATGAAATGCCAAAAATGGATATTATTTTGATTGAACCAAATGAAAAGCTGGGCCCATTTGGCGCCAAAGCATGCGGGGAAGGAAGTCTTGCCCCTGTTGCTCCTGCTATTGCAAACGCCATTTATGATGCCATTGGTGTAAGAATTAAAAACCTGCCCTTAACCCCTGAAAAAATATTAAAGGCGCTGGAAAAACAAGAGAAAAGCTCCAATAAACAGATGCAAGATTGCAAAGACATTAATAAATAA
- a CDS encoding NAD(P)H-dependent oxidoreductase, whose translation MTAILVIYHSQNGNTKMMAESVAKGVASVESVSVNLKAVADTTLEDLRDCDGIVIGSPEYFGYMAGMIKDFFDRTYEVVTNNKKEFHRPYSTFISAGNDGRNTLNQIERICLAFPFRKVYEPIVSRGDITKNILEDCFEMGQTIAAGCDLGIY comes from the coding sequence ATGACTGCTATTCTGGTGATTTATCACTCTCAAAACGGAAATACAAAAATGATGGCCGAATCAGTTGCCAAAGGTGTGGCAAGTGTTGAAAGCGTTTCTGTAAATCTTAAAGCCGTAGCCGATACAACACTTGAGGATCTTAGAGACTGTGATGGCATAGTAATAGGCTCGCCGGAGTATTTCGGATATATGGCGGGGATGATAAAAGATTTTTTTGACAGAACATATGAAGTAGTGACGAATAATAAAAAAGAATTTCACAGGCCATATTCTACTTTTATCAGTGCTGGAAATGATGGAAGAAATACTCTTAATCAGATCGAAAGAATTTGTTTAGCCTTTCCGTTTCGTAAAGTATACGAACCGATTGTTTCCAGAGGTGATATAACAAAAAACATTTTGGAAGATTGTTTTGAGATGGGGCAAACCATTGCGGCAGGTTGTGACTTGGGGATATATTAA
- a CDS encoding xanthine dehydrogenase family protein molybdopterin-binding subunit, which produces MKEYCVVGKPLHKVDSLEKVTGKAIYTDDLKLSGMLTGKILRSPYPHARVLNIDISRAQKLSGVKAVITSKDIGDRKMGVAASNRPIWDQPALCLDKVRYIGDEVAAVAAVNEDTAMEALELIRVDYKELPPVFDPFESLKPGAPLIHDEFERNISNQVLTESGDVKQGFKESYRVFEHRYETRYQAHCAMEPHSSIGVWGLDGRVTLYTSTQNPYNVRSILAYVLGLAEEKVRLIIPKVGGGFGGKAELFPLDVCCVALSRKTGRPVKIILSREEEFGTTRVSHPIIFDMKTGVMRDGTLVAKQVKCIMDGGAYSGSGLPGPFLSTLFLGIDYKVPNISLNSIRVYTNKTVAGARRGYTAPQAHFAENMHMDLIARELGMDPVQLRLKNAVTTGYRTGTGMDITSCGFTEAIEKAAKCIGWKEKHGKLSKIDKGVGIGSGGSLSGGSRAANITPANYTAAAMIKLHTEGFATLYSGAQDIGQGSDTVMAMMAAEELGIDMDKIRIVSGDTDVCPYSAGSASQRITFHSGMATKRAAADAKDRLFEAVAKRLEARIDDLEAGDNRIYIKGSPDKGMTFREAIWASQEDNKGKEVVGHGIWRHEVDAAEIKAIFETGKGNYAPAYIFSAGTAEVKVDRETGQVDVENFCFAMDVGKPVNPVMVEGQLEGGLHMGIGYSLFEDLNMENGLILNPSFLGYHMPTAFEMPQTDIIVVETDEPNAPFGAKACGEGSVAPVGPAIANAIFDAVGVNINSLPISAEKILKALEEKNIIT; this is translated from the coding sequence ATGAAAGAATATTGTGTAGTGGGCAAGCCTTTACATAAAGTTGATTCTCTGGAAAAGGTCACGGGAAAGGCCATTTACACTGATGACCTGAAACTTTCCGGTATGTTAACCGGTAAGATATTAAGAAGCCCCTACCCTCATGCACGCGTTCTAAACATAGACATAAGCAGAGCACAAAAGCTTTCCGGAGTGAAAGCGGTTATAACAAGTAAAGATATCGGAGACAGGAAGATGGGTGTTGCTGCCTCAAACCGGCCCATATGGGACCAACCTGCTCTTTGTCTGGATAAGGTGCGTTATATAGGAGATGAAGTAGCGGCTGTAGCAGCTGTTAATGAAGATACGGCAATGGAGGCATTAGAACTTATCCGTGTGGACTATAAAGAACTGCCGCCAGTATTTGATCCGTTCGAATCATTAAAGCCTGGCGCTCCGCTCATTCATGATGAGTTTGAAAGGAATATATCCAACCAGGTTCTCACAGAATCTGGAGATGTAAAACAGGGATTCAAGGAATCATACAGAGTATTCGAGCATCGTTATGAAACCAGGTATCAGGCGCATTGTGCAATGGAGCCTCATTCTTCAATCGGTGTTTGGGGACTTGACGGCCGGGTTACTTTATATACCTCGACCCAGAACCCTTATAATGTCAGAAGCATTCTTGCGTATGTTCTGGGTCTTGCTGAAGAAAAGGTAAGGCTGATTATACCCAAAGTGGGAGGAGGATTCGGAGGCAAGGCGGAACTTTTTCCTTTGGATGTCTGTTGTGTCGCTCTTTCAAGAAAAACCGGCCGACCGGTTAAGATTATACTTTCCCGTGAGGAAGAGTTTGGAACCACCAGAGTCAGTCATCCCATTATTTTTGATATGAAAACAGGTGTTATGCGCGATGGAACTCTTGTCGCCAAGCAGGTAAAATGTATAATGGATGGGGGCGCATATAGCGGTTCGGGGTTACCGGGGCCATTTCTTTCAACTCTTTTTCTGGGAATAGATTATAAGGTCCCGAACATAAGTTTAAATTCTATAAGAGTATATACAAATAAAACGGTTGCAGGCGCAAGGCGGGGCTATACAGCTCCTCAGGCGCATTTTGCAGAAAATATGCACATGGATCTGATAGCAAGGGAGCTGGGAATGGACCCTGTACAATTGCGTCTCAAAAATGCCGTTACTACCGGTTACAGGACTGGAACCGGAATGGATATAACCAGCTGCGGATTCACCGAAGCCATAGAAAAAGCTGCAAAGTGCATCGGCTGGAAGGAAAAACACGGAAAGTTAAGTAAAATAGACAAAGGCGTCGGTATAGGAAGCGGAGGCTCTCTTTCAGGGGGCAGCCGCGCAGCCAACATTACTCCGGCTAATTATACTGCCGCGGCGATGATAAAACTTCATACGGAGGGTTTTGCCACTCTTTATTCGGGTGCTCAGGATATCGGTCAGGGATCTGACACTGTAATGGCCATGATGGCAGCCGAAGAATTGGGAATCGATATGGATAAAATCAGGATTGTATCCGGTGATACCGATGTATGCCCTTACAGCGCAGGTTCTGCCAGTCAAAGGATAACATTTCACTCCGGCATGGCCACAAAGCGAGCCGCCGCCGATGCAAAAGACAGGCTTTTTGAGGCAGTTGCCAAACGCCTTGAAGCAAGAATTGATGATCTTGAGGCAGGAGATAATAGAATTTACATCAAGGGATCTCCTGATAAAGGCATGACTTTCAGAGAAGCTATCTGGGCTTCTCAGGAAGACAATAAAGGTAAAGAAGTCGTAGGGCACGGCATATGGCGTCACGAAGTCGACGCTGCCGAAATAAAAGCCATATTTGAAACAGGAAAGGGAAATTACGCACCGGCATACATTTTCAGCGCAGGAACAGCCGAAGTTAAGGTAGATCGGGAAACCGGACAGGTTGATGTGGAGAACTTCTGTTTTGCCATGGATGTCGGCAAACCGGTTAACCCTGTTATGGTGGAGGGCCAGCTTGAAGGCGGCCTTCATATGGGAATCGGATATAGTCTGTTTGAAGATCTGAATATGGAAAACGGACTCATTTTAAACCCGTCGTTTTTGGGCTACCATATGCCAACGGCATTTGAAATGCCTCAAACCGATATAATTGTAGTGGAAACGGATGAGCCGAACGCACCTTTCGGTGCAAAGGCCTGCGGTGAAGGAAGCGTTGCTCCTGTAGGTCCTGCAATTGCAAATGCAATCTTTGATGCTGTAGGAGTAAATATCAACAGTTTGCCCATAAGTGCTGAAAAAATATTAAAAGCACTGGAAGAAAAGAATATAATTACATGA
- a CDS encoding efflux RND transporter periplasmic adaptor subunit, with protein sequence MKKINKRIIQIVLVIIFIAVGFAGNMFLKASRPPVEKQSATIAVPLARTIAVEAKTFSVPIEGNGTVYPLKEIQLVPQVGGKVVYISPALVNGGEYKKDEVLLKIDPADYEIAVTLAEALLKDAESKFILAEQEASVAKSDWKALHPDQPPPPLVAKEPQLATAKAKLEAQRAELERARLNLARTRLIAPFDGQVGKKNVDIGQYVSLGQGLATLYSIEASEIVLPMETENLQWFDVPGFTSGNGKGSDAIVYVDIAGKRRIWKGTVVRAEGKVDELTRMVNIVVKVDAPYAKKPPLAPGLFASVNIQGKSIENGVIIPRSAIHQDNVVWVVDKDGRLEFRTVEVALRSRAGIVLKSGLSDKEQVVVSPIKEVTNGMKVRNVPAKDGVEQS encoded by the coding sequence ATGAAAAAAATAAATAAAAGAATAATTCAAATTGTATTGGTGATCATATTCATAGCTGTAGGATTTGCCGGAAACATGTTTCTTAAAGCTTCCCGTCCTCCTGTTGAAAAACAAAGCGCAACTATAGCCGTTCCACTTGCAAGAACCATTGCTGTTGAGGCTAAAACATTTTCAGTGCCGATCGAGGGTAACGGGACAGTTTATCCCCTTAAAGAAATCCAGCTTGTTCCACAGGTTGGAGGCAAGGTGGTTTATATTTCACCAGCTCTTGTAAACGGCGGTGAGTATAAAAAAGACGAAGTTCTCCTGAAAATCGATCCTGCCGACTATGAAATAGCCGTGACACTCGCAGAAGCATTGCTTAAAGATGCAGAAAGCAAATTCATACTCGCCGAACAGGAAGCATCCGTTGCAAAATCTGACTGGAAAGCACTTCATCCTGATCAGCCCCCTCCCCCATTGGTAGCCAAGGAACCTCAGCTGGCCACTGCAAAGGCAAAGCTTGAAGCCCAGCGGGCAGAGCTTGAACGGGCAAGGCTGAACCTGGCAAGAACCCGGCTGATAGCCCCGTTTGACGGGCAGGTCGGTAAAAAAAATGTAGATATCGGTCAATATGTTTCTCTTGGTCAGGGGCTTGCCACTCTTTATTCCATTGAAGCTTCGGAGATTGTACTTCCAATGGAAACCGAAAACCTGCAATGGTTTGATGTTCCGGGGTTTACAAGTGGAAATGGAAAGGGCTCAGATGCAATAGTATATGTTGATATAGCCGGGAAAAGAAGAATATGGAAAGGCACGGTGGTACGGGCTGAAGGAAAAGTGGATGAACTGACACGAATGGTAAATATTGTGGTTAAAGTCGATGCGCCTTACGCGAAAAAACCGCCGCTGGCTCCAGGCCTTTTCGCATCCGTGAACATTCAGGGAAAATCTATTGAAAACGGAGTCATTATTCCCAGATCCGCCATTCATCAGGATAATGTAGTTTGGGTGGTAGATAAAGATGGAAGACTTGAATTTCGAACTGTTGAGGTTGCCCTTCGCTCGAGAGCAGGTATTGTGCTTAAGAGCGGCCTTTCAGATAAGGAACAGGTTGTGGTTTCTCCTATTAAGGAAGTAACCAATGGAATGAAAGTGCGCAATGTACCTGCAAAAGATGGAGTGGAACAATCATGA